One window of the Delphinus delphis chromosome 20, mDelDel1.2, whole genome shotgun sequence genome contains the following:
- the EIF3K gene encoding eukaryotic translation initiation factor 3 subunit K isoform X2, which translates to MAMFEQMRANVGKLLKGIDRYNPENLATLERYVETQAKENAYDLEANLAVLKLYQFNPAFFQTTVTAQILLKALTNLPHTDFTLCKCMIDQAHQEERPIRQILYLGDLLETCHFQAFWQALDENMDLLEGITGFEDSVRKFICHVVGITYQHIDRWLLAEMLGDLTDSQLKVWMSKYGWSTDESGQIFICSQEESIKPKNIVEKIDFDSVSSIMASSQ; encoded by the exons ATGGCGATGTTCGAGCAGATGAGAGCGAACGTGGGCAAGTTGCTTAAGGGGATCGACAG GTACAATCCTGAGAATCTGGCCACCCTGGAGCGCTATGTGGAGACACAAGCCAAGGAGAATGCCTATGATCTGGAAGCCAACCTGGCTGTCCTGAAGCT GTACCAGTTCAACCCAGCCTTCTTCCAGACCACAGTCACCGCCCAGATCCTGCTAAAGGCCCTCACCAACCTGCCCCACACCGACTTCACGCTGTGCAAGTGCATGATCGACCAGGCCCAT CAAGAAGAACGGCCCATCCGGCAGATTTTGTACCTCGGAGACTTGCTGGAGACATGCCACTTCCAGGCCTTCTGG CAAGCCCTGGATGAAAACATGGACCTCTTGGAAGGTATAACTGGCTTTGAAGACTCTGTCCGAAAAT TTATCTGCCATGTTGTGGGCATTACTTATCAGCACATTGATCGCTGGCTGCTGGCCGAGATGCTCGGGGATCTGACAG aCAGCCAGCTAAAGGTGTGGATGAGCAAGTACGGCTGGAGCACCGATGAGTCGGGCCAGATCTTCATCTGTAGCCAGGAAGAGAGCATTAAGCCCAAGAATATCGTGGAGAAGATCGACTTTGACA GTGTGTCCAGCATCATGGCCTCTTCCCAGTAA
- the EIF3K gene encoding eukaryotic translation initiation factor 3 subunit K isoform X1, protein MIDQAHQEERPIRQILYLGDLLETCHFQAFWQALDENMDLLEGITGFEDSVRKFICHVVGITYQHIDRWLLAEMLGDLTDSQLKVWMSKYGWSTDESGQIFICSQEESIKPKNIVEKIDFDSVSSIMASSQ, encoded by the exons ATGATCGACCAGGCCCAT CAAGAAGAACGGCCCATCCGGCAGATTTTGTACCTCGGAGACTTGCTGGAGACATGCCACTTCCAGGCCTTCTGG CAAGCCCTGGATGAAAACATGGACCTCTTGGAAGGTATAACTGGCTTTGAAGACTCTGTCCGAAAAT TTATCTGCCATGTTGTGGGCATTACTTATCAGCACATTGATCGCTGGCTGCTGGCCGAGATGCTCGGGGATCTGACAG aCAGCCAGCTAAAGGTGTGGATGAGCAAGTACGGCTGGAGCACCGATGAGTCGGGCCAGATCTTCATCTGTAGCCAGGAAGAGAGCATTAAGCCCAAGAATATCGTGGAGAAGATCGACTTTGACA GTGTGTCCAGCATCATGGCCTCTTCCCAGTAA